ACCAAGAGAGGTTTTAAGCGGTCTTGATTCAATTTTACTTAAATCAATATCCCGCCAAGCAAAAGTCGATAATACTTTATGTAACGCACCCGGCATATTATTAGGTAGAATGACAGAAATAGATGTTTTTTCTTCTTCTTTTGGTAATAAAATCGATACTGGCTTACGACTTAAAACAAAAAATCTTGTTTGATTAAGTTCTAAGTCTTGCGCATCTTCTTTGACGATTTCAAGTCCATACTCATCAGCTGCCATCCGAGGTGCAATAGCTGCGACAAGTTCGCTAGGATTATTGCTAACCCATTTCGCGGCATAAGCAGTAGAAGGTGTTACTTCCCGCTCTACTCCATATAATTCAGCCTGTAAAAAAGTATGACATTGCGCTAAAGCTTGTGGATGCGACATCACTTTTTGGACAGATCTCCAAGAATAAGCATGTGCTGGGTGAATCATTAAATGCTGCGCAATTGGTAACACGATTTCCGCCACAACAGGAACACTTGAAAAATGAAATAAGTAATCCAGCGTGATATTCACACTTCCCTCAATCGTATTTTCAATCGGAACTACTGCCACTTCTACTTCTTCTTTTTCAATGGACATAATACAATCTGGAATGGTACTTTTCGCAATCATATCTTCTTTTGGAAAAGCCTTTGAGGCTGCTGCATGTGTGAAAGAGGCTGCTGGGCCTAAATAAGCAATTTTCATTTTCAACTCTCCTTTTTAATGTAGCTAGGAAAAAAGCGTGCACCAAATGAATGGTGCAGCACTTTGTTTACTCCATAAATTCAAATTCATAATCAAGCAGACGTACAATATCCCCGTCTTTAGCGCCGCGTTTCCGAAGTGCTTCATCTACACCCATTGCACGAAGTTGACGCGCAAAACGGCTAATAGAAGCATCTCTTTCAAAGTTCGTCATCGTGAATAAGCGTTCGATTTTCGTTCCACTTAACACAAATGTACCATCTGGTTCTCTTGTAATTTCGAAGTCAGGTTCTTCTGCAACATATTTATAAAGAACTGTATCTTCATCTTCTTGTTCCAAAATTTCGTTAAGTGGAAATTCTGGTGTTGTTTCTAATTTATCAGCAATAGCAAGAAGTAATTCACGAAGTCCCGTTTTTGTTACAGCTGAAATTGGGAATACTGGAATCTCTTCTTCTATTTTAGTTTTAAATTCTTTTAAATTTTCTTCCGCATCTGGCATATCCATTTTGTTAGCAACAATGATTTGCGGGCGTTCCATTAATCGCAAATTATATTGTTCTAGTTCATTATTAATTGCCACGTAATCATCAAACGGTACACGTCCTTCTGAACCAGACATGTCAATTACATGGACAATAACACGTGTTCTTTCAATATGGCGCAAGAATTGATGGCCTAAACCGACACCTTGACTTGCCCCTTCAATTAGTCCTGGTAAATCCGCCATAACAAAACTACGACCATCACCAGCATCCACCATTCCTAAATTGGGAACAATCGTTGTAAAGTGATACGCTGCAATTTTAGGTCTTGCTGCTGATACAACAGATAATAAGGTTGATTTACCAACACTCGGGAAGCCAACTAAGCCAACATCTGCTAGTACTTTAAGTTCTAATTGCACATTTCTTTCTTGACCTGGCTCTCCGTTTTCGGATAGTTCAGGAGCTGGGTTTGCAGGTGTAGCAAAGCGTTTATTTCCTCGTCCGCCACGACCTGCTTTCGCGATAACTGCTCGCTGACCATGAGCAACTAAATCGGCAATAATTTCGCCCGTATCTATATCTTTTACAATCGTTCCTTGTGGTACCTTCACGACTAAATCTTGCGCACCTCGACCATGCATACTTTTGCTCATGCCATGTTCACCGTGTTCCGCTTTAAAAATTCGTTTAAAACGAAAATCTACTAATGTCCGCAAACCTTCATCAACGACAAAAACAACATCTGCCCCTTTACCTCCATCGCCTCCAGCAGGACCACCGTTTGGTACAAATTTTTCGCGACGGAATGCCACCATACCGTCCCCACCATTTCCAGCTTTTACATAAATCTTAACCTGATCTACAAACATAATTTTATATTCTCCCGTTCCTTAAAAGTCTTATCTTTCATTATAACGAATAAACTATACATCTGTCACTATATTTATTTTTATTTTTGCGAAACACATAAAAAAGTGCCCCAAATGAGACTATTCATTCGGGACACTTTTACTAGATTATTTGAAAGCTTGTGCTGCTTTAACAGCTTTATGCCAACCTTCATATAGTCCTTCTCGTTCTTCTTCTTTCATTTCTACTTCAAAACGATTATCTAGCTTCCAATGTTTTTTAATTTCATTTTTATCTTTCCAAACACCTACTGCAAGCCCAGCTAAGAATGCTGCTCCAAGTACCGTAGTTTCTTTATTTTCTGGGCGCTCAACTGGAACACCTAAAATATCTGATTGGAATTGCATTAAGAAATTGTTCGCTGATGCTCCGCCGTCAACCCGTAATGTTTTCAACTTAATACCGGAATCTTGTTCCATTGCATAAAGCACGTCTCTCGTTTGATAAGCAAGTGATTCTAATGTCGCACGAATGAATTGTTCTTTTTCCGTACCACGAGTTAAACCAAATACCGCACCGCGAACATCAGAATCCCAGTAAGGTGCGCCGAGACCAACAAATGCTGGTACAACATAAACGCCGTCAGTAGACTCAATACGACTAGCATAGTTCTCAGAGTCGCCTGATTGACGAACCATTCGTAAACCATCACGTAACCACTGAATTGCAGAACCAGCAACAAAAATACTACCTTCTAACGCATATTCTACTTTACCATCAATTCCCCATGCCAGGGTTGTAAGTAGACCATTTTCAGAACGCACCGCTTTTTCTCCTGTATTCATTAATAAGAAACAACCAGTTCCATAAGTATTTTTCGCCATTCCTTTTTCAAAACAGCCTTGACCGAATAAGGCAGCTTGTTGGTCACCGGCAATACCCGCAACCGGAACTTCTTCTCCAAAGAAATGGTAAGGAACTGTATTTGCGTATACTTCTGACGATGGACGAACTTCTGGTAACATTGCTCTCGGGATATTTAGCATTTTCAGAAGCTCATCATCCCATTCTAAATCGTAAATATTATAAAGTAGTGTACGAGAAGCGTTGGAATAGTCTGTAATATGAGCACGACCACCAGTTAATTTCCAAACTAGCCAAGTATCAATCGTTCCGAAAAGTAATTCGCCTTTTTCCGCACGTTCTTGAGCTCCGTCTACATGATCCAAAATCCACCGCGCTTTTGTTCCGGCAAAGTAAGGGTCAATTAAAAGACCTGTTTTAGAACGAATTGTATCTTCATAACCGTCTTTACGAAGCTGTTTACAAATATCTTCTGTTTGACGAGATTGCCAGACAATTGCATTATAAATCGGATTACCACTTTCTTTATCCCAAATAACAGTTGTTTCACGTTGGTTGGTGATACCAATACCTGCAATTTCTTTAGAAGAAATGTTTGTTTTTAATAACACACCAGCAATAACTGCTAGAATGGAAGCCCAAATTTCATTGGCACTATGTTCTACCCAACCTGGTTTAGGAAAAATTTGATCAAACTCTTCTTGTGCAACGCCAATTACTTCTCCTTCTTCATCAATAATCATCGCTCTTGAGCTTGTTGTTCCTTGATCGAGTGCCAAAATGTATTTCTTTTCCATGTAAAATTCCTCCTCTAGTTTTAAGTACAACGAAAGCCCTGCGACTTTCGTTTTTAGCTAGTAATGATTCTAGCTTATGCTAAATCTTTTTTCTTGTCGAGTTGTGCGGTTAAAATAAGGATTAAAATAAATAATACAGCGAATACCCATAACCACATTCCATATTCACCATTTACAATTGCATTATACCCTAAAGCACCTAATGCTCCTCCCATGATTGGTCCTAGAACCGGAACCCATGAGTAACCCCAATCTGACCCACCTTTACCTGAAATTGGCCAAACAAAATGCGCAATTCTTGGTCCAAGGTCACGAGCTGGGTTAATTGCATAACCAGTTGTTCCACCGAGTGACATACCAATTGCAATGATTAACGCACCAACAACAAGCGGATTTAAACCATCTGAGAAAGAATTTGCTCCTAATGATAACAAACCAAAAACTAAGACAAAAGTGCCTAATGCTTCACCAAAAAAGTTAGATGTAAAGTGGCGAATCGCCGGTGCCGTTGCAAAAACCCCTAATTTAGTAGGTTTGTCCTCCGTTTGTTTCCAATGTGGATAATAGTGTAACCATACAAGTGTTGCCCCAATAAATGCCCCAATGAACTGAGCTACAATATACGGCAAGACATAATCCCATGGGAATACACCTGCAAGCGCCATACCGACTGTTACAGCAGGATTAAGATGTGCCATACTCATATATCCAGAAACATAGACTCCCATTGTCACACCGAGCCCCCAAGCTAAAGTAACAACGACCCAGCCAGCATTTTCTGCTTTGGATTTTTTCAGTGATACCCCGGCTACAACACCCGCACCTAATATAATTAGGATTGCTGTACCAATTAATTCACCTAAAAACTGTGTTGCTAAACTTGTGTCAATCATTTTTTCCAACTCCTTCTTCTTGCTTATTTGTAGCACCGGAATTTTCCTTTACTAGTCCCCTTACATTCCGATTATCAATTAACTTCAAAAAAAGAATGACAATCAAAACTTAGGCAAACTAGTGCCTTGCATCGTTTCGATTGTCATCTCTTCTCCTGACATGTTAATTAACTTGAGTCTATTTAACCATACCAAGAAAACGCTGTCAATCAAACGACTTGTCCCATTTTTCACAATGTATGTATCTTTATCTGCCTCTTTACTTCTACCCCAATTTAAAAGTTTTCTAACCCCGATTATAAGAATTTTTTTCACAAAGAAAGGCAAATAAAAAAACCGCCACAAGTGACGGTTTTAATTTATCTTATTAAGCTTCTTGTACTTCAGGATAAACGCTAACTTTTTTCTTGTCGCGTCCCATACGTTCAAAACGTACAACGCCATCCGTTTTAGCAAATAAAGTATCATCGCCGCCACGTCCTACGTTAGTTCCTGGATAGATTTTAGTACCACGTTGACGGTAAAGGATAGATCCACCAGTAACAAATTGTCCGTCCGCACGTTTTGCACCTAATCGTTTTGATTCAGAGTCACGTCCGTTAGAAGTCGAACCGCCACCCTTTTTGTGCGCAAAATGTTGAATATCAAATTTTAACATGAAATTCCACCTCCTATTTGGAGTTAATTTTTATATGATCAGGATAGCTGTACGCTAATGACCTTAGTTGATTTTCCATCCCTGTAAGCAAGATTTGAACCACTTCGTCTCCAACAAATTCAGCAGGTACAGAATAATAAAGGTAACCCTCTGCTTCTTCTATCTCAGGTTCAAAGTCACGCACTTCCGAAATAGCATTCACCATTCCAAAAGCAATCGACGAAGCACCTGCACAAACTAAATCACTGCCGCGTTCGGCAAAATCAGCATGTCCACTCATTGTAAAAGAAATTATTTGATTTTTTTCTCGCAAAACATCGACTTGAATCATTTGTTTCGTCCTTTCAAATTAAGCATTGATTGCATCAATAGTTAATTTTGTGTAAGGTTGACGATGACCTTGTTTTTTGTGGTAGTTCTTTTTCGGTTTATATTTATAAACTGTCAATTTCTTCGCACGGCCTTGTTTTTCAACTTTAGCTGTTACAGTTGCTCCGTCCACGAATGGAACGCCAACTTTAGCGGAATCTCCGCCTACGAATAGAACTTTGTCAAAAGTAACAACATCACCAACTTCACCTGCTAATTTCTCAACATAGATTTCTTGGCCTGCTTCTACTTTGATTTGTTTCCCACCTGTTTCAATAATTGCGTACATACTTGCACCTCCTCATATACTAAGACTCGCCATCACAGGGGACTTACACAAGGTAAATACTTAACCCAGCTCTGTGCGGTTGTAGCTTGGTGCGCTACAAACATAACAGTAAAATGATAGCATAAAGAAGCCACTACTGTCAATCAATTATTAATTTTGCTTCTCTACACGTAAAATTTGATAGAACGGTATTCGTTCATCTGCTACTTCCCAATCAACCGGTGCATCATTTAAGGTGTTTAAATCCAGAAAAGTATCTAATACATCTTCTGTTGTAATGATCTGGATACTTTCTGGCTCCCCTTGCATAATCCCTGAAAGTTCTCTTTCTAATTGGTATGCAAGTGTCTCTTTAGATGCTACATGACCTGTTCCGTAGCAAGTCGGACAAGGAATCGTTGTAGCTTCTAGAAATGACTGTTGTTTCTTTCGTCTGGTTAGCTGAAGAAGCCCTGACTGCGAAAGCGCCGCAATTTGGGTTGTAATATATTCTTCTCGTGTTTGCCGTTCTAACACCTCATAGAGTTCTGTGTAGCCACTTTCCGACATCCCGCCGATAAAATCTACTAAAATCATGCCACTCATATTTCGAAGGCGAATTTGTTTAAGTATTTCTGGAACCGCTTTTTGATTAATAAGCTCTACTGTTTTTTCTTTTTCTGTAGAACCTTTATAGCGACCAGAGTTAACATCTATCACCCACATCGCCTCTGTTTTCTCAATAAATAAAGAAGAACCATTCGAAAGATGAACTACAGGACGACTTAGGCGATCAATTTGTTTTTTTATACTTAAATCGGCAAATAAGTCTGCACTTTTCGTTAGAGTTACTTGATCTGACCAATTCGACTCAAGCACTCTCGCAAAATCAAAATCATCCGTAATTATTTCATCTGGTTCATAACGTTGAATAAATTGTTTAGTACTAGCAAACACCCCATAAGCCGCAGATAAAAGCAGCCCTGGTTTTTTTCGTTTATTACTTTTTAGAATTACTTGCTCGTACTCTTCTCTAGCTTCATTTAGTGCTGTTTCCAATTGTTCTTTCGTGGCTTTTTCAGCACTAGAGCGGATTATCACAGCTTCATTTTTCCCTAAAAGCAATTCGATTGTTTTTTTCAAGGGCTCTTTATCCATAATTCTTTTTGAAATAGAGATATATTCTTTTCCATATAAATAAACAAGTAAATCTCCTGGAAATGTTAGTTCAGCGGTTAAAAGCGGAAGTTTAGTCACACTGCCTTCGCGGATAATTTGAACGGGCAGTTTGGCTCCTTGTGTTTTCTCATAAAAATCTGGAATATCTTTCAAATGGATAAAACCTTTATTTTGATTGCCTAAGTCAACAAAAGCCGCATTTATTTTCCGGTCAATTTTTTGAATAAAACCATAAAAAATATCACCCACTTGGATTTTATTAGATGGCCTAATAACTTCCATATCAATCATTTGCTCATCTTCAAGAACTGCTATTCTTTTTTCTATATAAGCTGCACTAATTACTACTTTTTTCATTTTATCACCTTTTATAAAGACCCTTCATCCAAAGACAAAGGGTCCTAATTTTTTATTTACCGCCAAAAAGTTGTTTTAGGCGTGCGAAAAATCCTGGCTTCTTCGCTTCGATAGACATTAACGGAATCGATTCACCGAGAATGCGTCGAGCGATATTTCGATAACCTTGAGATGCACGGTTATTCGGTAACATCGCAACCGGATCCCCGCTGTTAGATGAGCGAATAACTTCATCATCATCAATAATAATTCCGAGCAATTCAATGGATAAATGTGTGGTAATCTCATCAATATCCATCACATCGCCATTTACCATCATTTGCGTACGAATACGATTAATAATAAGTTTTGGTGGTTCGATAGCTTCTTTTTCAAGTAATCCAATAATTCGATCCGCATCACGCACAGCGGAAATTTCCGGAGTAGTAACAACAATAGCTTTATCAGCTCCAGCAACCGCATTTTTATATCCAGTTTCAATTCCTGCTGGACAATCGATTAGAATAAAATCATAATCTGGACGTAATTGGTTAATTAAGTCTATCATTTGTTCTGCCGAAACCGCATTTTTATCTGTTGTTTGTGCTGCAGGTAGCAAGAAAAGTAAATCATCAAAGCGTTTATCTTTTATCATTGCTTGATGGATTTTACAGCGTCCTTCCACTACATCAACTAAGTCATATATAATTCGATTTTCAAGACCTAAAACAACATCTAAATTGCGAAGGCCGATATCCATATCAATTAAGCACACTTTCTTACCTTGAAGAGCAAGTGCCGTTCCCAAGTTAGCAGTTGAAGTAGTTTTTCCTACTCCACCTTTCCCAGAAGTAATGACTATAGCTTCTCCCATGTTTAACGCCCTCCTTGAAAATTAGAAATTTCGGGTCTAATTTTTCTTATCTTATGTATCTCGTCAATGACAATTTCTCCAGTATCAGCAACAAACGCAGAAAATAAATCTGTATCTAAAACTTCTTTATATTCTTCATTATCAAAACCATAAACTTTACCAGCAATTCTAACTTGTGATGGATAAAGAAATTTCCCAGCTACAACTGCACTTTCATTTCCTTCAAACCCAGCATGAATAATCCCCTTAATATTACCGAGCACAAAAACATTGCCATTGGAGCGGATTTGTCCACCTGGATTCACATCACCAATCAATAAAAAATCGCCAGGGACTTGAACGACTTGCCCAGAACGAATAATGGTCGCCATAGAAAAAATTTGGTCACGCTCTTTCCATTTTCTGGCGTCATCTTTGGACATCACATTACTATAAAATGCACTAATTTTCATTTGACTGTTATTATGAATAATAGTAGATATTTCAAGTTCTTCTTCCTCTGAGAACAGACGGTTACCAATTTGAACTTGTACCTCTAACTTTTCACCAGAGTATGGGTTTTGTTTTTTATCAGCTAGTAATTGCGACAATTCTTGTTGTAACTCAAGGAAACTAGCCTTATCACTAAGAAAAATACTAATGCCATCTTTTGTGCCTTTAATTTGAACATTCTTCTTCATATACGATTTCACCCCGCAACATTTATACTCTAGTCTTTAGTATACACTAACTCAAATTAAATGATAATAAAAATATACTTTTTCTGAAAAAAACAGCTTGAATCGCAAACTGTGAAAGCCTTACACAGTCATACTTTTTCAAGTAATTGCGAATTCAAACTGTTAATATGACGATAATTACTCTGATTTAACCAATCGATTCAAAAATAGTCGGAATGGATAAAAAACAACTAAAAAGAATGCAAAATTAAATAAAATGGTCGTCCATAAACGTTGATCAATAAAAACCGGAATACTCATCGTTGTTGAACCAATTAAATAATAAAATGCATAAACCAAGCTTTCGGTAAGAATAACGTTAAAAATAGCTATTAAACCAACAAGGAAAACATTATTTTGCAGCACTTTCATAAATTTATCTGTAATATATACAGTAAAAGGAAAAATAGCAAAATAAATCCCCATAACACCAGTATAATAAATATCAAATAACAGTCCTAAGATAAAAGCATATACTAAAGTAGTATTACGCTTATAAAAACATGTCATTATCGTCAACATTACCAGTAAAAAATGTGGAATAAACAGATGCTTATCATTAAAAAGGCCATTAGCAAATTGAAGACTAAAGACGCCCTCTAAAATAAAGGCGCCGACCATGATTGCGGGGAGAGCAATGTTTTTCTTTAAATTCATATAATTACTCTCCTCCAGTCGTGTCCGAGCTAGTTGAGTCATCCGCTGAAGTCCCTGTTTCTGCTGAACGTTTCAAAACAGTAACATGATTTAAATCGTAAATATCAGCACCTGGTTTAATATAAGCTGTTTGAGATAATCCCATTTTATCGGTTTCCACTTTTTCAATTGTTCCAATGAAAATACCAGCTGGGAATTTACCTCCAAGTCCAGAAGTAACTACCTTCTGTCCTTTTTTAAACTTCATATCATACGGTAATTGTTTTAATTCAAGCAACTTCGTATCACTGTCGTAACCATTGATAATTCCGTAGGCGTTTTCTGTACCTTGTACTTTTGCAGAAACACGGTTTTTCACGTCGGATGAAGTTAATAATTCAACCGTAGCCGATTTAGCTCCTGTAGTTGTTACTTTACCAATAAGTCCACTTGGTGTAGTAACTGCCATATCTGGTTTCACTCCGTCGCTAGAACCTTTGTCAATTTCCACTTGGTCATTCCAATTTGTTGGATTTCTAGAAATAACAGAAGCATTGACTGGATCATAATCACGAATACTATCAGCAATATCAAGATTTTCTTTTAAGTCTTTATTTTCTTTTTTTAAGTCTGCAACTTCACTTTCAAGTTGTGCCAATTCTTCTAAACGTTCTTTCAGATGTTGATTTTCAGTGTAGGTATTTTTCAAGTCTGTAACTCCACCAAAAACACCTGAAACAAATGAAGTAGGCTTAGCTACAATATTTTCACCAAATCCAACAACATCTTTCACAAATTGTTCTGGCCACGAAGCATTCTCACGATCACGTAAAGAAAAACCAACTAAAGCGACAAGAACAATAATAGATATTAACAAGATAATCAAACGTTTATTTAGAAAAAATTGTGGCATAACGACACCTCATCTCGTTAGTACTCTTTTTTCGTTTTTTGGAAACTAATTCATCTTGTTATATGACATAAATGAGTGTGTCCATTTAGTTCATTTTTTTACGTTTATACATGTCCATATTTTCTAAAGCTTTACCAGTACCAATTGCTACACAATCAAGTGGTTCGTCAGCAATAATGACTGGCATTTTAGTTTCTTCAGAAATAACTGTATCCAAATTACGTAATAATGCTCCACCACCAGTAAGTACAATCCCTTTATCCATAATATCTGCGGAAAGTTCAGGCGGTGTATTTTCAAGTGTTCCTTTAACAGCATCAATAATTGCTGCCACAGTGTCAGCTAGAGCTTCACTAATCTCTTCAGGAGTAACTTCAATTGTTTTTGGTAATCCAGTTACTAAGTCACGACCACGGATGCTAAATGGAGATAAGTCTAATCCCTTTGGACTAGCAGAACCAATTTCCATTTTGATAGCTTCAGCAGTACGGTCTCCGATTAACAGATTATACTTTTTGCGAATATAATTAATGATAACTTCATCTAAATCGTCGCCAGCAGTTCTTACAGAGCGGCTAGTTACAATTCCACCTAGAGAAATTACAGCAACTTCTGTCGTTCCTCCACCGATATCAACAACCATACTTCCTGTGGGTTCTCCAACTGGAAGACCTGCGCCAATAGCTGCTGCAAAAGGTTCTTCAATTGTGAAAGCATCTTTTGCTCCGGCTTGACGAGTGGCATCAATTACGGCACGTTTTTCTACACCTGTAATTCCTGAAGGTACACATATCATCACACGCGGTTTGCTAGCATTAACACTTTTACCAGCTTTTTGTATGTAATACTTCATCATTGCTGCTGTTGTATCATAATCAGCAATAACCCCATCTTTCATCGGGCGAATTGCAACAATATTCCCTGGAGTTCTTCCAATCATATTCTTTGCATCACTACCAACGGCAACAATTTCTTGTGTGTCTTTTTTCATTGCAACAACAGAAGGCTCACGAAGGACAATACCTTTTCCCTTCATATAGACAAGCGTGTTCGCAGTTCCTAAGTCAATTCCAATATCTTTATTACCAAATCCAAACATCTGTATTCTCCTTTTCCTTCGTAATATTCTACAGGATACATTAAGTTTCCTTATTCATCCATTAAATTAATGTTACCTTATCCCTTTGTGTTAATATTTCTATCTAACACATAAACAACCATCTTATTATAACATAACTAAGACTATCAGACATTAATTTTTCATTAGAAGGAAAAAATTTTAACTTTTCTTTAAAAACCAGCTTGTAGTTCTATATTTTTACTATTATACGTGGAATAAAACAAGCATTATTTTTTATATTCTACTTTACATGGAATTATTGGGAACAAAAACATCCCTAATATAACTATATAAACATAAATATTCTATATATATCTTCCATCTGCTAAGCATGTTTAGTCCCCTACTGTTATTTATTGATACTCACTTTAGGATCGTAAAGTATGTCTGTAGATAATTTGTGAACAGTGTTTTTTCAGAAATAACCTTTTTCTTTTAGACTAATGTACTTATTTTTTCCAATAATAATATGGTCTAGTAGTGTAATACCAATAATACTACCCGCTTCCACTAATCGTTTTGTCACAAGTAAGTCTTCACTAGATGGAGTTGGATCCCCAGAAGGATGATTATGAAAGCACATGATAGAAGCAGCAGACTTTCTTAATGCTAACCTAAAAACTTCTCTAGGATGGACAATAGATGCATTTAGTCCCCCAACAAAAATCGTTTGTCTGTAAATGACTTGATTTTTAGTATTTAAAAAAATGCAGTGAAAATGTTCTTGAAAAAGAAAAGCTAATTCCGGCATAACTAATTTCGCTGCATCCCCTGGACATCTAATGACAATTTCTTCACGCTCCGTTACTAAACTAATTCTCTTTCCTAATTCAATAGCGGCCATTATTTTAGAAGCTTTAGCAATACCAATGCCATTAATTAATTGAAACTCTTCCAAAGAAGCATATTGCATTTCAGCTACATGTTTGAATTTCATAATAATACGGTTCGCGATAGTTAAAACAGACTCACTTTTCGTGCCTGTTTCAATGATAATTGCGACTAATTCTGAAGTAGAAAGTGCCTCTATACCATAGTTTTGTAATTTCTCGCGAGGCTTCTCATTTCCTGAAATTTCGTTTGATAACATGAAAGCAACTCCTTATTTCAGCAAAATACTTATGACTATAAAAGATGTAAATATATATGGAACGAATGGCACTTGCTTGTTTTTCTTTATTTTTTTAGCTGCTACTGCTATTAATAAAACAATAGTTCCCGCTAAAATGGCTAAAAAGAAAAGAAAATAACCTGTTTGAAACCCTAAAAATGTGCTTAATATAATAAATAATTTGATATCTCCAAGTCCAATTCCCTTTCGAAATACGAAAAAAAATAGCCCATAAAAAATGATACTCATTATTATTGAATAAACTAAATTTAATAATGGTTGATGGAATAAAAAATAAATAAATAGCATAGTCACACTAAATAAAATAATAATAGAATTAGGAACATGCATATATAAGATATCTGTTATAACAAAAAATGCTAAAAAGTAATAGATAACACTGCTAATGATGAAATTATAAGAGAAAAAATACTCGTGATATAGAAATAGGATATACACTGGTGTAAGTAGCTCTAGCAAAAAACAGCTGAATGGAATAGCAGTTTTACAGCAATTAGCTTTTCCTTTCAAAAGCAAAAATGAATAGATTGGTATTATTTGTTGGAATGGTAATGTTTTTTTACAAAAATTACATTCAGAAAAGCGAAATAAAAAAGGTTTGTTGATAGGTAAACATTCCGCTGCCACTTGTGTAAAAGAAATCAAAATAGAGCTATAAATAACGAGCAAAAAATAAAGCATCTGCCACCTCCTAGTTGGTATAAATAGAATAACAAGAACAAATTATTTTTGCACATATGAAAAAAAGTATTTTCGAGGAGTCAAACCTACAGAAAACACCCATTTTCATTTAAAAGAAAATGGGTGTTTTCAGCTTTAAAAGCCCTCTAAAATACTTTTTTAGCTATTTGTAGATTTTATTTTTTCGATGTATACTCGTTTTACTCTAAAACTATTGACGAAGTACCTCTCGTGAATACCCCCGTACTTCAGCAATAAAATAAAG
The nucleotide sequence above comes from Listeria ivanovii subsp. londoniensis. Encoded proteins:
- the rpmA gene encoding 50S ribosomal protein L27, which codes for MLKFDIQHFAHKKGGGSTSNGRDSESKRLGAKRADGQFVTGGSILYRQRGTKIYPGTNVGRGGDDTLFAKTDGVVRFERMGRDKKKVSVYPEVQEA
- the pheA gene encoding prephenate dehydratase → MKIAYLGPAASFTHAAASKAFPKEDMIAKSTIPDCIMSIEKEEVEVAVVPIENTIEGSVNITLDYLFHFSSVPVVAEIVLPIAQHLMIHPAHAYSWRSVQKVMSHPQALAQCHTFLQAELYGVEREVTPSTAYAAKWVSNNPSELVAAIAPRMAADEYGLEIVKEDAQDLELNQTRFFVLSRKPVSILLPKEEEKTSISVILPNNMPGALHKVLSTFAWRDIDLSKIESRPLKTSLGEYFFLIDVLSEGREKLVTNALDEITLLGGTANKLGTYHVHRLQTT
- a CDS encoding ribosomal-processing cysteine protease Prp, producing the protein MIQVDVLREKNQIISFTMSGHADFAERGSDLVCAGASSIAFGMVNAISEVRDFEPEIEEAEGYLYYSVPAEFVGDEVVQILLTGMENQLRSLAYSYPDHIKINSK
- the rplU gene encoding 50S ribosomal protein L21; the encoded protein is MYAIIETGGKQIKVEAGQEIYVEKLAGEVGDVVTFDKVLFVGGDSAKVGVPFVDGATVTAKVEKQGRAKKLTVYKYKPKKNYHKKQGHRQPYTKLTIDAINA
- the glpK gene encoding glycerol kinase GlpK encodes the protein MEKKYILALDQGTTSSRAMIIDEEGEVIGVAQEEFDQIFPKPGWVEHSANEIWASILAVIAGVLLKTNISSKEIAGIGITNQRETTVIWDKESGNPIYNAIVWQSRQTEDICKQLRKDGYEDTIRSKTGLLIDPYFAGTKARWILDHVDGAQERAEKGELLFGTIDTWLVWKLTGGRAHITDYSNASRTLLYNIYDLEWDDELLKMLNIPRAMLPEVRPSSEVYANTVPYHFFGEEVPVAGIAGDQQAALFGQGCFEKGMAKNTYGTGCFLLMNTGEKAVRSENGLLTTLAWGIDGKVEYALEGSIFVAGSAIQWLRDGLRMVRQSGDSENYASRIESTDGVYVVPAFVGLGAPYWDSDVRGAVFGLTRGTEKEQFIRATLESLAYQTRDVLYAMEQDSGIKLKTLRVDGGASANNFLMQFQSDILGVPVERPENKETTVLGAAFLAGLAVGVWKDKNEIKKHWKLDNRFEVEMKEEEREGLYEGWHKAVKAAQAFK
- the obgE gene encoding GTPase ObgE, which translates into the protein MFVDQVKIYVKAGNGGDGMVAFRREKFVPNGGPAGGDGGKGADVVFVVDEGLRTLVDFRFKRIFKAEHGEHGMSKSMHGRGAQDLVVKVPQGTIVKDIDTGEIIADLVAHGQRAVIAKAGRGGRGNKRFATPANPAPELSENGEPGQERNVQLELKVLADVGLVGFPSVGKSTLLSVVSAARPKIAAYHFTTIVPNLGMVDAGDGRSFVMADLPGLIEGASQGVGLGHQFLRHIERTRVIVHVIDMSGSEGRVPFDDYVAINNELEQYNLRLMERPQIIVANKMDMPDAEENLKEFKTKIEEEIPVFPISAVTKTGLRELLLAIADKLETTPEFPLNEILEQEDEDTVLYKYVAEEPDFEITREPDGTFVLSGTKIERLFTMTNFERDASISRFARQLRAMGVDEALRKRGAKDGDIVRLLDYEFEFME
- a CDS encoding MIP/aquaporin family protein; this encodes MIDTSLATQFLGELIGTAILIILGAGVVAGVSLKKSKAENAGWVVVTLAWGLGVTMGVYVSGYMSMAHLNPAVTVGMALAGVFPWDYVLPYIVAQFIGAFIGATLVWLHYYPHWKQTEDKPTKLGVFATAPAIRHFTSNFFGEALGTFVLVFGLLSLGANSFSDGLNPLVVGALIIAIGMSLGGTTGYAINPARDLGPRIAHFVWPISGKGGSDWGYSWVPVLGPIMGGALGALGYNAIVNGEYGMWLWVFAVLFILILILTAQLDKKKDLA